The Rhizophagus irregularis chromosome 14, complete sequence DNA window TTCGGATTGGACTTTCAGTTCAGTTTGCCAGCTTTACGGTCTTAATGGTGAAACAGAGGATCCGACAATGACGGTGTTCCCAAATTTTTCGTGCGGTAACGTTAAGCCATCTCAGGAATCGCTGGAAGGACTTATGGCAGAATTAAAATCCCGCCTCGACAACACTCCCATCAGTTTACTTTCAGTCGAAGCCACGAAATCATTATACGTCTATTCTTACCTGCTTGCTGGAGCGAATAATTTCAAGGGGAAGTTTGAGATCCGCCCTCAAAAAGTTATTTCTGGACCGAATGGACATGGACCTCTCGATTTCGCAATTGACTTATGTCAGACAGCAAAAACGGTTGGGGTCACGGAggtaaaaaaagatgattttgtGAAAGGTGTTGCTCAATGCGCAGTCCAGCTCGAATCATCCTTATCATATCGTAAGCGCAAAGCCGATGAAATGGAGGAACGGACGTTCGGAAGAGTTTTTGGGATAGTTACTGATGccgaaaaattttatttcatggAATGTTCGATGGATGATCAAGATAGGCCAAGCTTCAAACTATCAAAACCAGTGACCGTTGTGTACGAAGATAATGATTTGCAAACTAAGGTGGAAAAGGTCCTCGAACATATTGTATGGTTGTTGGAGGAGGCACAGAAGCCTGACTCAGCTCTTGATGTAAAGGAGAgggaaataaaaagagtaaGGTCAGGCGAGTTACCAAAGGTAACCGATCTTGAGGGGAAAACGAATTAGAATTTAGGAATAGACATTTCGTCATGTATCATGGACTACGTCCCGATCtatgtatttattttgcatgtattaataaaaatttttcttggcaaaTTTCAGCGACGGCCCGTCGCCCAAAAACatgtgatatattttttatttggagTTATCCATGCTGTTCTAATGTCATGATCGAGCTACTGTCCAAAAAGATGAAGCTTTGCATGGTCGCCGTTCACTATCTCGCAAACATAAAGCAAACATGGGTACAATATGGATAATATATGGGGTAATTACAGATGCGGGAAAATGTAGAGGGAAATGAAAGGGTAAAGTCATAGAATAATCTCGCAGAGAAATAGATAGGCGGATAGAAACCAACATAGTAATTTCATATATCATGGCAGAGACCCGAATTTATTCCTTGCGTGTatcaagtaaaaaatttttagtacaACAGTCTTTTCATAA harbors:
- a CDS encoding Coronin-like protein crn1; translated protein: MEKPPALENDGAVLNIVNESGKYSPLNDQDLREMLQLFVSNKNLKFTVFIETPSKAFSDWTFSSVCQLYGLNGETEDPTMTVFPNFSCGNVKPSQESLEGLMAELKSRLDNTPISLLSVEATKSLYVYSYLLAGANNFKGKFEIRPQKVISGPNGHGPLDFAIDLCQTAKTVGVTEVKKDDFVKGVAQCAVQLESSLSYRKRKADEMEERTFGRVFGIVTDAEKFYFMECSMDDQDRPSFKLSKPVTVVYEDNDLQTKVEKVLEHIVWLLEEAQKPDSALDVKEREIKRVRSGELPKVTDLEGKTN